The proteins below come from a single Gimesia alba genomic window:
- a CDS encoding arsenate reductase/protein-tyrosine-phosphatase family protein codes for MTERINLKQTDDIRDVIHLAVQYLAKGGLVAFPTATAYVVAGQSLNASAMSKLRAYSQSDEPLVLCVKGFDEALDFQPEMPPIGQKLAKRCWPGPVVLEMDRPGPDSLFSQLPSEVQSQICPGSRIRLRSPAHEIIYQTMRLSPSPLVLLNEQPKYQTADSLMEDFEDQVALIIDDGPSRFGDQSTIVSITDNQWSILQPGVVKETTLKRLSSEIYMFVCTGNTCRSPMAEGLFRKMLADKLGCQEDELSDHGFIVGSAGLAAAMGAPPSPEGVTILAEQGIDIQAHESQPLTERLLEQADYLYTMTQGHRAAILAERPDLEKSVRLLSPEGKDVSDPIGGGFQCYVECKKEIEQYLKSIIAQINKSVE; via the coding sequence ATGACCGAACGAATCAATCTAAAACAGACTGACGATATCCGCGATGTCATTCATCTGGCAGTTCAATATCTGGCAAAAGGCGGATTAGTCGCATTTCCAACCGCGACAGCGTATGTGGTTGCAGGTCAGTCTCTAAACGCCTCAGCGATGTCCAAACTGCGTGCTTATTCCCAGTCTGATGAACCGTTGGTCCTCTGTGTCAAAGGCTTTGACGAAGCACTTGATTTCCAGCCAGAAATGCCCCCCATTGGTCAAAAACTGGCAAAACGCTGTTGGCCTGGGCCCGTCGTACTGGAAATGGATCGCCCCGGGCCGGATAGCCTGTTCTCTCAGTTACCCTCAGAAGTGCAATCTCAAATTTGCCCCGGAAGCCGCATCAGACTGCGTTCGCCAGCACATGAAATCATTTACCAAACGATGCGACTCTCCCCTTCACCGCTGGTCCTGTTGAATGAACAACCAAAATATCAGACCGCAGACTCGCTGATGGAAGATTTTGAGGACCAGGTCGCGCTGATTATTGACGATGGTCCTTCCCGATTTGGTGATCAATCTACCATCGTCTCTATTACCGATAATCAATGGAGCATTCTGCAACCAGGCGTCGTTAAGGAAACCACCTTGAAAAGACTATCCAGCGAAATTTATATGTTTGTCTGCACAGGCAACACCTGTCGTAGCCCGATGGCCGAAGGATTATTTCGAAAAATGCTTGCTGATAAGCTGGGCTGTCAGGAAGATGAATTATCAGATCACGGCTTTATTGTCGGCTCTGCGGGACTAGCCGCCGCTATGGGGGCTCCCCCCAGTCCAGAAGGAGTGACAATCCTTGCTGAACAGGGTATTGATATTCAGGCCCATGAAAGCCAGCCCCTGACAGAACGCTTACTCGAACAGGCAGACTATCTTTACACAATGACACAAGGCCACCGTGCGGCAATTCTGGCGGAGCGTCCCGACCTGGAAAAGTCAGTCAGACTACTCTCACCGGAGGGAAAAGATGTTTCCGATCCGATCGGGGGAGGTTTTCAATGCTACGTCGAGTGCAAAAAAGAAATTGAACAATACCTGAAGTCAATCATTGCCCAGATCAACAAATCCGTGGAATAA
- the rpiB gene encoding ribose 5-phosphate isomerase B, which produces MKIAVASDHRGFATKVKILTLLNQLGHEAFDYGPEDGESVDYPDYAIKVAKAIADKTIDRGILICGTGMGMCIVANKFPGVRATPCHDDITAQMSRLHNDSNVLCLSADLLGDRLVNRMIEIWLKEEFEGGRHARRLEKLNKVEEENMPPH; this is translated from the coding sequence ATGAAAATTGCAGTTGCCAGTGATCACCGAGGGTTTGCTACCAAGGTCAAAATCCTCACACTTTTAAACCAATTAGGACATGAAGCGTTCGATTATGGTCCTGAAGACGGTGAAAGTGTCGATTACCCAGACTATGCGATCAAAGTAGCCAAAGCGATCGCAGATAAAACAATCGACCGCGGCATTCTGATCTGCGGGACCGGAATGGGAATGTGTATTGTCGCCAACAAATTCCCCGGAGTGCGGGCAACTCCCTGCCACGACGACATCACCGCTCAAATGAGCCGTCTGCATAACGATTCGAACGTGCTCTGTCTGTCTGCAGACCTGCTCGGAGATCGACTTGTGAACCGGATGATCGAAATCTGGCTGAAAGAAGAGTTTGAAGGTGGTCGACACGCACGACGACTCGAAAAATTGAACAAAGTCGAAGAAGAAAACATGCCGCCTCACTAG